A DNA window from Variovorax sp. J2L1-78 contains the following coding sequences:
- a CDS encoding aminotransferase-like domain-containing protein, with protein sequence MPHTPAPSKPTTIAATLAASLQRQIADGAFRPGDKLPSLRELAELHGYAKNTVVAAFELLVSRGVVEPRRGSGYYVLAAAESAPKEEEAGSLGRAMDVVWLMREQLKWEADQLSVGDGFPPVEWLSGARLDKYHHKVVRTGLGALFRYGSRFGYEPLRHHLVRKLADLGIGAEPRQIVLTHGANEAMDIVIRYFVPPGGTVLTDDPGYYPLFGKLKLASARIIGVPRLADGPDLDALEQLLITHRPRLFFTQSVAHNPTGSDISAAKAFRVLQLAEKYDLLLVENDPLADFKPMSMPRLSALDQLDRTIYIGSFSKSFSAALRVGFIACGADLASDLADLKALIHVSSSEYCERTVDVILSEGHYQRHIARLRERITEATAKAVRIFEGVGGEIFAKPPQTLYLWAALPGVPDSLKLAEEMLSQKIVSAPGRVFSVDASQRSRWSRFNVGAVGDPRFAKSLKTVLKRMR encoded by the coding sequence ATGCCGCACACACCCGCCCCGTCGAAACCCACCACCATCGCCGCCACGCTGGCCGCGTCGCTGCAACGGCAGATCGCCGACGGCGCCTTCCGTCCCGGTGACAAACTGCCGTCGCTGCGCGAACTGGCCGAGCTGCACGGCTATGCGAAGAACACCGTGGTGGCCGCGTTCGAGCTGCTGGTGTCGCGCGGTGTCGTCGAGCCGCGCCGCGGTTCGGGCTACTACGTGCTGGCCGCGGCCGAAAGCGCGCCGAAGGAAGAAGAAGCGGGTTCGCTCGGCCGCGCGATGGACGTCGTCTGGCTGATGCGGGAGCAGCTCAAGTGGGAGGCTGACCAGCTCAGCGTCGGCGATGGTTTTCCGCCGGTCGAGTGGCTGTCGGGTGCGCGCCTGGACAAGTACCACCACAAGGTCGTGCGGACCGGACTGGGCGCGCTCTTTCGCTACGGCAGCCGCTTCGGCTACGAGCCGCTGCGCCACCACCTCGTTCGCAAGCTGGCGGACCTCGGCATCGGCGCGGAGCCACGGCAGATCGTGCTGACGCATGGCGCCAACGAGGCAATGGACATCGTGATCCGCTACTTCGTGCCGCCGGGCGGCACGGTGCTCACCGACGACCCCGGGTACTACCCGCTCTTCGGCAAGCTCAAGCTGGCCAGCGCCCGCATCATCGGCGTGCCGCGGCTGGCCGACGGGCCGGACCTCGACGCACTGGAGCAGTTGCTCATCACGCACCGGCCGCGGCTCTTCTTCACCCAGTCGGTGGCGCACAACCCGACCGGCTCGGACATCAGCGCCGCCAAGGCTTTTCGCGTGCTGCAGCTGGCCGAGAAATACGACCTGCTGCTGGTGGAAAACGACCCGCTCGCCGATTTCAAACCGATGTCGATGCCGCGGCTGTCGGCACTGGACCAGCTCGATCGCACCATCTACATCGGCAGCTTCTCGAAGTCGTTCTCGGCCGCGTTGCGGGTGGGGTTCATCGCCTGCGGTGCGGACCTGGCCAGCGATCTTGCCGACCTGAAGGCGCTGATCCACGTCAGCAGTTCGGAATACTGCGAGCGCACGGTCGACGTCATCCTCAGCGAAGGGCACTACCAGCGCCACATCGCGCGCCTGCGTGAACGCATCACCGAAGCGACGGCGAAGGCGGTGCGCATCTTCGAAGGCGTGGGTGGCGAGATCTTCGCCAAACCGCCGCAGACGCTCTACCTTTGGGCGGCCCTCCCCGGCGTGCCGGATTCGCTGAAGCTGGCGGAGGAAATGCTCAGCCAGAAGATCGTCTCCGCACCAGGCCGGGTGTTCTCCGTGGATGCCTCGCAGCGTTCGAGGTGGTCGCGCTTCAACGTCGGAGCGGTGGGTGATCCGCGCTTTGCGAAATCATTGAAGACGGTGTTGAAGCGGATGAGATGA